A genomic region of Gemmata massiliana contains the following coding sequences:
- a CDS encoding PhoPQ-activated pathogenicity-related family protein, which yields MRFFTLALAALVTLPALARSAPEAPPAPPTDLVDYVTKKDDSFSWKLAGKQETDKGTIYDIDLVSQTWHEIKWDHKLQVIVPKGAKPQATMALWNQGGTPNPTSGLLGLALAERIKAPIAFLYGVPKQPLFDGKKEDTLIAETFVRYLETKDGSWPLLFPMVKSVVRAMDALQAFAKEEWKFELKSFVITGASKRGWTSWLTAATGDKRVKAIAPLVIDTLNMPVQMKNQVAAFGKPSEMIRDYTERKLVPIPDTADGKKLWRMVDPWVYRDKVTVPKMIINGANDPYWPLDALNTYWDDLKGEKWVLYVPNAGHDLREMDKEGKKELLPVRAVDTLAAFCYCQIFDKKMPTLNWKYGEQGADVPFSIEVNGTLKGQRVWSADCGTRDFRKSQWSSETLSETKGNVAVVVSGPVSLDLKFRRPDKNLKAVLVETEFDVDGRKFNLSSQLRILEPKQ from the coding sequence TTGCGTTTCTTCACCCTCGCCCTCGCAGCGCTCGTGACGCTGCCGGCCCTGGCCCGTTCCGCCCCGGAAGCTCCCCCCGCTCCGCCGACCGACCTGGTGGACTACGTCACCAAGAAGGACGATTCCTTCTCGTGGAAGCTCGCGGGCAAACAGGAGACGGACAAGGGAACGATCTACGACATCGACCTCGTCTCGCAGACGTGGCACGAGATCAAGTGGGACCACAAGCTTCAGGTGATCGTGCCGAAGGGCGCGAAACCGCAGGCGACGATGGCGCTGTGGAACCAGGGGGGGACGCCGAACCCCACGTCCGGGCTCCTGGGGCTGGCGCTCGCGGAACGGATCAAGGCGCCGATCGCGTTCCTGTACGGGGTGCCGAAGCAACCGCTGTTCGACGGCAAGAAGGAAGACACGCTCATCGCCGAGACGTTCGTCCGGTACCTCGAAACGAAGGACGGCTCGTGGCCGCTGCTGTTCCCGATGGTGAAGAGCGTGGTGAGGGCGATGGACGCGCTCCAGGCGTTCGCGAAAGAGGAGTGGAAGTTCGAGCTGAAGTCGTTCGTAATCACCGGCGCCTCGAAGCGCGGGTGGACCTCGTGGTTGACCGCGGCGACCGGTGACAAGCGCGTGAAGGCCATCGCGCCGCTCGTGATTGACACACTCAACATGCCGGTCCAGATGAAGAACCAGGTGGCCGCGTTCGGGAAGCCGAGCGAAATGATCCGCGACTACACCGAGCGCAAACTGGTGCCGATCCCGGACACGGCCGACGGGAAGAAACTGTGGCGGATGGTCGACCCGTGGGTGTACCGCGACAAGGTCACGGTACCGAAAATGATTATCAACGGGGCGAACGACCCGTACTGGCCGCTCGACGCGCTCAACACGTACTGGGACGATCTGAAGGGCGAGAAGTGGGTGCTGTACGTGCCCAACGCGGGTCACGACCTCCGCGAAATGGACAAAGAGGGGAAGAAGGAGTTGCTTCCCGTCCGCGCGGTGGACACGCTCGCCGCGTTCTGTTACTGCCAGATTTTCGATAAGAAAATGCCGACGTTGAACTGGAAGTACGGTGAGCAGGGCGCGGACGTACCGTTCTCGATCGAGGTGAACGGCACGTTGAAGGGCCAGCGCGTGTGGAGCGCGGATTGCGGCACGCGGGACTTCCGCAAGTCGCAATGGAGCAGCGAAACGCTGAGCGAGACCAAGGGCAACGTCGCAGTCGTAGTGAGTGGGCCGGTGTCGCTCGATTTGAAATTCCGGCGCCCGGACAAGAACCTGAAGGCAGTGCTGGTGGAGACGGAGTTCGACGTCGACGGCCGGAAATTCAACTTGTCCTCCCAGCTCCGCATCCTGGAACCGAAGCAGTAA